In the genome of Gouania willdenowi unplaced genomic scaffold, fGouWil2.1 scaffold_418_arrow_ctg1, whole genome shotgun sequence, one region contains:
- the LOC114460184 gene encoding trace amine-associated receptor 6-like isoform X1, translated as MSTPDEAELCYPHLGNSSCRRIVRSHSVSVLLHIILSSISVLTVTLNLLVIISISHFRKLHTPTNFLLLSLAVSDFSVGFVWVFMIFLINGCWFLGAGWCVFNAFLSYVVPSASIGTVVLISVDRYVAVCDPMHYQTKVTKNRANICIVLCWVGSTVYHTVILKDNIENPGGFDSCAGECALYLPPFAGVIDLIFSFIIPFSIIVVLYVRVFIVAVSQAQAMRSHVTVVTLQSSQKVNRSELKAARALGVVVVVFLMCLTPLYIVSLTTGFGVKSTSSYIFVIGLFYFNSLLNPVIYVFLYPWFRKCVKCVFSLQILKSGSSEANIL; from the exons ATGAGCACACCTGATGAAGCTGAGCTCTGCTATCCACACCTGGGAAACTCTTCATGCAGGAGGATCGTGCGTTCTCACTCAGTGTCTGTGCTCCTTCACAtcatcctgtcctccatctctgtGCTCACTGTGACTCTCAACCTGCTGGTCATCATCTCCATCTCACACTTCAG GAAGCTGCACACTCCcaccaacttcctcctcctctctctggctGTGTCAGATTTCTCTGTTGGGTTTGTCTGGGTTTTTATGATTTTCCTTATCAATGGCTGTTGGTTTTTAGGTGCAGGctggtgtgtttttaatgcttttttaagtTATGTTGTACCCTCTGCTTCAATAGGAACTGTTGTGTTGATATCAGTTGATCGTTATGTGGCTGTTTGTGATCCAATGCACTATCAAACTAAAGTCACTAAAAACAGAGCAAATATATGTATTGTcctatgttgggttggttctaCTGTCTATCATACTGTGATACTCAAAGATAACATTGAAAATCCAGGTGGGTTTGATTCCTGTGCTGGAGAATGTGCACTTTATTTACCTCCTTTTGCTGGAGTTATTGATCTAATTTTCTCTTTCATCATTCCATTCAGCATCATAGTGGtcctgtatgtgagagtgtttatagtggctgtgtctcaggcccaggccatgcgctctcatgttacagtggtgacacttcagagttcacagaaggttaacaggtcagagctgaaagctgctagagctctgggtgtagtggttgttgtgtttctaatgtgtttaaCTCCACTTTACATTGTTTCACTTACAACAGGGTTTGGAGTAAAAAGTACATCATCTTACATTTTTGTAATAGGTCTGTTTTACTTCAACTCTctgcttaaccctgtgatctatgtgtttctgtatccctggttcaggaaatgtgtgaaatgtgttttttctcttcagatcctgaagtctggctccagtgaggccaacatactgtaa
- the LOC114460184 gene encoding trace amine-associated receptor 3-like isoform X2: protein MSTPDEAELCYPHLGNSSCRRIVRSHSVSVLLHIILSSISVLTVTLNLLVIISISHFRKLHTPTNFLLLSLAVSDFSVGS from the exons ATGAGCACACCTGATGAAGCTGAGCTCTGCTATCCACACCTGGGAAACTCTTCATGCAGGAGGATCGTGCGTTCTCACTCAGTGTCTGTGCTCCTTCACAtcatcctgtcctccatctctgtGCTCACTGTGACTCTCAACCTGCTGGTCATCATCTCCATCTCACACTTCAG GAAGCTGCACACTCCcaccaacttcctcctcctctctctggctGTGTCAGATTTCTCTGTTGG atcctga